A region of the Halalkalibaculum roseum genome:
CTACAGTTTGGCAGGGTGCCAAAGCAAACAGCCTGTTAAGTTGAAGGACGGTACTGCTGAAATGGTAACAAGACTTGAAAAACTCAGCGAAAATGTAAATCCCAGAACCAATGAGTACGCAAATCTAAAGCGAGTAGAATATTACCGGAGTCTTCCCGAGCCGGAGAGGCCCGATCGAAATATACAATATCATGCCAGAATCGCCCAGGAACTACTTTATTCCGGACAGACGGAAGAAGCCATTGATAAGTTTAAAACAATTAGGGAAGCTCTCGAAAACCGCGATCTCAATGCCCCGCAATCATTTGTTACTACTATAGAAGAACTGTTGGCTATCTCTTATATGAGGCTGGGAGAACAGCAAAACTGCCTTCTCAATCACTCCTCATCCTCCTGCCTGATACCCATTGAGGGTGAAGGAGTACACAGCCTGACCGAGGGATCAGAGAAAGCTATTGAAGCTTATACCGAGATTCTGGAAAAACGTCCGAATGACATGGCTTCGCAATGGCTGCTGAACGTGGCCTACATGACCCTGGGGAAATACCCGGATGAAGTTCCTAATGAATGGCTCATTCCTAAAGACGTTTTCGATTCAGATTACGAGATCGGTAGATTTTACGATATCGCACCCGATCTGGGACTGGCTGAAATGGGACTATCAGGTGGCAGTATTACAGAAGATTTCAACAATGACGGTCATATAGACATCATGGCTTCTTCATGGGGGCTTGAAGATCAACTACAGTATTACCAAAACAATGGTGACGGTACTTTTACCAAGAAAACAAAAGAGGCCGGTCTTACGGGAATTACCGGGGGTCTTAATATGATTCATGCTGATTTTGATAACGATGGCTATGCTGATGTATTTGTTCTACGTGGAGCATGGCTGGCGAATGACGGTAAGCATCCAAACTCACTACTTCACAACAATGGAGACGGTACCTTTTCGGATGTAACGGAAAATGCTGGTCTCCTGAGCCGACACCCTACCCAAACCGCGGCATGGGGTGATTACAACAATGACGGCTGGCTGGATCTTTATATAGGCAATGAAAAAACTAGAAACAGTTATAACCCTTCCGAGCTCTATCGAAATAATGGTGACGGTACTTTTACCAATGTAGCTGTAGAAGTCGGTATCAACGCAACAGGATTTATAAAAGGAGTAGTATGGGGCGACTATAATAATGACGGCCTTCAGGATCTATATGTATCGCGTCTTGGTGAATCCAATTTACTTTATCACAACGATGGCGCTAAAGGTAACTCTTGGTCTTTTACTGAAGTTGCTGAAAAGGCAGGTGTACAGGAACCTATCCGAAGCTTCCCCACCTGGTTCTGGGATTACAATAATGACGGCTGGCTGGATATCTTTGTCTCAGGTTATTATGCCAACGCAGCCGATGTTGCCAATGAATACCTTGGTAAACCCACCCAGGCAACTATGCCAAGACTTTATGAAAACAACCATGATGGAACATTTGAGGATGTGACTCAAAAGGTCAAACTTAACAAGGTGCTGTACAGTATGGGCAGTAATTACGGAGACCTGGATAACGACGGGTATTCTGATTTCTATGTGGGAACCGGAGATCCCGATTTCCGGGCCTTGATGCCAAGCAGGATGTTTCGCAACAATGCCGGTAAAAACTTCCAGGAAGTGACAACAAGCGGTGGTTTTGGAAATATTCAAAAGGGACACGGGGTGTCATTTGCTGATCTGGACCACGACGGAGACCAGGATATTTTCATGGTTATGGGTGGAGCACTCAAGGGAGATACCTATCTCAATCTATTATTTGAGAACCCGGGTCATGACAATCACTGGCTCACATTGGATCTTGAGGGGGAAGCCTCCAATAGATCCGCAATAGGTGCTCGAATCAAGATAAGCGTGGAAGGCAGTGAAGGTACAGAATATGAAATTCACAAGACCGTCTCTACCGGAGGCAGTTTCGGTTCCAATTCTCTTCAACAGGAAATAGGGCTTGGAGATGCAGAGTCTGTCCGTTCTGTCTCAATAACCTGGCCTACAACAGGTAAGACGCAGACTTTTACCGATTTAGCAATGGATAGTCATTACAAGGTAAAAGAAGGTGAGAAACCAATAAATATATCTCGACCGACTTTTTCCTTAAGGGCCAATTAATACTCCATAACGCCCGCTTTGAACTCCGTCTCATAGTCATCAAAAATGGCATCGATGAACTCTTCTCTTTCGGGAGTTATCCGGATGTTATTCCAGCTTCCTGTGTTGTTATCAGTAGTACCCTGCAATTCCGCCGTGAAATTTAAATTGTGTACGGTAAACTCATCCATACCCCGGCGAAGTTTCTGACTTCTAATTTTTATTCTGAGACGGACATCCGATATCCCTGCCTCCTGTTCTGCGGTATTGGGCTCAAGGGTTTTCCAATACGTTTCAAAATAGAGACTAGAATTAGTCTCCTCCGTTCTATTCATACGGAACTGGTACTCATTCACAATAATTTTATCGGTATAAGACTTTATATCACTTGGAGTGACTCTTCTGATCGTCTCCTTCATTGTACCATCCCGCGCAGTCTGCTGCATACCCTGACAGCTGGTTAAAATTCCTAATACAACAAAACCAAGTACAAATTTTAATCTAAACATCATGACTTATCTCCTATTATGAATTAATGGCAAGATAAAAAAAGGGAACACATATCAAAATGTGTTCCCTTTCGGTTCGCTGGTCATCTATGCTATTCTGTAGTGTTGGTTTTGCCAGCATTTCCTACCGTTTCGGTGGTATATATCGCTTCCCTTAGCAACTCTAATTCTGCACCCGGTATGGGTAGATGATAAGGGGTTCCGACAACCAGATCGCCCCATCCGCGTTTGTCATAAAAAGCTAATCCTGAAGCAGTTCCGAACGATTCCATTCTCTTCTCATGCTTCAGCATGCTCCAGACTGTAGCACCATCCGATCGTACCGGATTCTGGGCATCGCTCATACTGCCGGTCGGATCGGTATACAACGCATCCGGAAGCTCACCAACTTGTACCCGAGATTCATTGATAATATCAACAACCTGGTTTTTGTTAGCTACAGGGTCCAGATGCAACAGGGCTTCTGCTTTTAGCAAACGCATCGTTGCAGGTGTCATAATCCACTTTTCATTACCCTGGGCATAGCTGTATCGAGGCCCCGGGTTCCTATTTAAATAGGCATAGTTGGAATAGTGGTAAATACCACGGTCAGACGGGAAAAACGAAGCGCCGGCATAGGCAAAATACTTACCATCTGATTGTGGGTCACCTTCACCCGTTATCCGACGATCCTCCGTGGTAATATCAAATGGCAAACGTTGACTGAGGTCGCTGTTTAACCAATCATCATAATTACCGGATTCATCAGCCGGACCGATGGTTTTATAATCGGCACGGGTCCATACCAAGTCCTTACCATAATAGCGCCAACCGGAGAACCAATTTTCCTGAGGATCGTTAATAGCGAAAACATCATCTACCATTTCGGTATATCCGGCATCGACATCATCAGCTACCTGTTGCCAATCCACATTCTGGCGCTCCTGCGGATTACGTGCCATCGCTGCCCGGTAATGGGCACGATACATCCTAATGATAGCAATAAACTCATCACGGGAAAATTCCGTAGCTCCCATCCATCCGGAAGGGATACTGGAAAAGGAAGCGGATTGAGCTGTGCTGATTGCCTGATTCAAGTAAGGTAGGGCACCGTTTGACCATACATCTGTATAGGGAACAATTTCAAACGGCGGATTTTCCGCATCAAACTGTCCGGTTGGAACCTGATCTACGATGAAACCTTGGTCAAAATTTACAGCGATATTTGCATGTGCCAATCCGATCACAAATTCGCCGAAAGATTTCGCTCTCGCCGTTTGATCAGCATCACCAATTTCAAGCCCCCCTTCTATGGCTCCGAGACCATCAAGTGCAGCAGAAATAGCCGCATACGAGTTGGTAAATGGAATCTCAGCTACCGCGGAATAACCGTAGGACGGATCGTTGTTATAAGGCTCACGCGGCTCAGAACCCATGTCCTGCATCCCGAAGTTACCCCATGACGAACTCTGTTCGTCTGCGGCTACTGAAAGAGCAAATGTGGGTTCATAATTCTCACTGGCATAATAATAAGTGCGAAACGTTCCCTGTATCAGGGTTTCAATATCAC
Encoded here:
- a CDS encoding CRTAC1 family protein, whose amino-acid sequence is MSKVHLLLGVVVTLFIYSLAGCQSKQPVKLKDGTAEMVTRLEKLSENVNPRTNEYANLKRVEYYRSLPEPERPDRNIQYHARIAQELLYSGQTEEAIDKFKTIREALENRDLNAPQSFVTTIEELLAISYMRLGEQQNCLLNHSSSSCLIPIEGEGVHSLTEGSEKAIEAYTEILEKRPNDMASQWLLNVAYMTLGKYPDEVPNEWLIPKDVFDSDYEIGRFYDIAPDLGLAEMGLSGGSITEDFNNDGHIDIMASSWGLEDQLQYYQNNGDGTFTKKTKEAGLTGITGGLNMIHADFDNDGYADVFVLRGAWLANDGKHPNSLLHNNGDGTFSDVTENAGLLSRHPTQTAAWGDYNNDGWLDLYIGNEKTRNSYNPSELYRNNGDGTFTNVAVEVGINATGFIKGVVWGDYNNDGLQDLYVSRLGESNLLYHNDGAKGNSWSFTEVAEKAGVQEPIRSFPTWFWDYNNDGWLDIFVSGYYANAADVANEYLGKPTQATMPRLYENNHDGTFEDVTQKVKLNKVLYSMGSNYGDLDNDGYSDFYVGTGDPDFRALMPSRMFRNNAGKNFQEVTTSGGFGNIQKGHGVSFADLDHDGDQDIFMVMGGALKGDTYLNLLFENPGHDNHWLTLDLEGEASNRSAIGARIKISVEGSEGTEYEIHKTVSTGGSFGSNSLQQEIGLGDAESVRSVSITWPTTGKTQTFTDLAMDSHYKVKEGEKPINISRPTFSLRAN